A genomic segment from Brienomyrus brachyistius isolate T26 chromosome 9, BBRACH_0.4, whole genome shotgun sequence encodes:
- the rhbg gene encoding ammonium transporter Rh type B, translated as MAVHETNMRLKLPIVCVILEVILIILFAVLVTYDEDTDAKKWHKELKANRSINYENDFYYRYPSFQDVHVMIFIGFGFLMTFLQRYGFSSVGFNFLIAAFSLQWATLMQGFLHGMHHGKIHVGVESMINADFCTGSVLISFGAVLGKTSPVQLMIMAVFEVTLFAVNEFIILSVLEAKDAGGSMTIHTFGAYFGLVVARVLYRPQLHKSKHKNGSVYHSDLFAMIGTIFLWMFWPSFNSAVTAHGDDQHRTAMNTYYSLASCTLATFGISALVNNEGKLDMVHIQNAALAGGVAVGTAGEMMLTPFGSMIVGFLAGVISTLGFKFLTPILEEKLRIQDTCGVHNLHGMPGILGAIVGAITASAASRDVYGDGMTDVFPEIANNNFTPSGQGVRQAISLAVTLGFAAVGGVIVGFILKMPFLGSPPDTNCFEDNIYWEVPGDEESHQELTPVQQDEVARPLNG; from the exons ATGGCTGTCCACGAGACCAACATGCGGCTGAAGCTGCCCATCGTCTGCGTGATCCTGGAAGTGATCCTCATCATCCTCTTTGCCGTGCTGGTCACCTACGACGAGGACACGGATGCCAAGAAGTGGCACAAAGAGCTGAAAGCCAACAGATCCATCAACTATGAAAACGACTTCTACTACCGTTACCCAA GCTTCCAGGACGTGCACGTGATGATCTTCATCGGCTTCGGCTTCCTCATGACCTTCCTGCAGCGTTACGGCTTCAGCAGCGTGGGCTTCAACTTCCTGATTGCCGCCTTCTCCCTGCAGTGGGCCACCCTCATGCAGGGCTTCCTCCACGGCATGCACCATGGCAAGATTCACGTCGGGGTGGAGAG CATGATCAACGCGGACTTCTGCACCGGTTCTGTCTTGATCTCCTTCGGAGCTGTGCTAGGGAAGACCAGTCCAGTACAGCTGATGATAATGGCTGTGTTTGAAGTAACACTCTTTGCCGTTAATGAATTCATTATCCTGTCTGTCCTGGAG GCAAAAGATGCAGGAGGCTCCATGACCATCCACACATTCGGTGCCTACTTTGGGCTGGTTGTTGCCCGAGTTCTTTATCGCCCCCAGCTGCACAAGAGCAAGCACAAAAATGGTTCCGTTTACCATTCAGATCTTTTTGCCATGATTG GTACGATcttcctctggatgttctggccCAGCTTTAACTCGGCCGTCACTGCACACGGCGACGATCAGCACCGCACTGCGATGAACACCTACTACTCCTTGGCCTCCTGCACACTGGCCACCTTCGGCATCTCCGCACTAGTCAACAATGAAGGCAAACTGGATATG GTTCACATCCAGAATGCAGCACTCGCGGGAGGCGTGGCCGTGGGCACAGCCGGCGAGATGATGCTGACGCCTTTCGGCTCTATGATTGTGGGCTTCCTGGCTGGAGTCATTTCCACCCTGGGTTTCAAGTTTCTGACG CCCATATTGGAGGAGAAGCTGCGCATTCAGGACACCTGCGGAGTTCACAACCTCCATGGCATGCCCGGTATCCTGGGAGCCATTGTGGGGGCAATCACTGCCTCTGCGGCATCGCGGGATGTCTACGGTGATGG AATGACGGATGTGTTTCCCGAGATCGCAAACAATAACTTCACACCCTCTGGCCAAGGTGTGCGACAGGCCATCTCCCTGGCAGTCACGCTGGGCTTCGCAGCCGTGGGAGGGGTCATCGTGG GTTTCATTCTGAAGATGCCTTTTCTTGGGTCTCCTCCTGACACCAATTGCTTTGAAGACAACATCTACTGGGAG GTTCCAGGAGATGAGGAATCCCACCAGGAACTGACTCCGgtgcagcaggacgaggtggcTAGGCCACTCAATGGCTGA